In Rutidosis leptorrhynchoides isolate AG116_Rl617_1_P2 chromosome 2, CSIRO_AGI_Rlap_v1, whole genome shotgun sequence, one genomic interval encodes:
- the LOC139891196 gene encoding uncharacterized protein isoform X2, which yields MDQPARSKRPLDRDIDDVDTNPANKKLRLAVNLKKVAEIVIVLASIGKIRAGRKPTSVEVNMMVEAREKLAEICEEFSPKDVFNKEAFGKVFEELGLNRLSEMKLGIRPPKMSISQKLELTKLKMEQSDVVPPHSATPRWTSEVKPGDPGVLTSSHLVRCSTASAVNQTGRPQFGSIERSNDSVVDQKVSLDKAGSDKGPSLLKNINQRAQSSPSVETHIEIGKLVQKVLYPHIPEHKKWNPPSRDYMNKALSCQTCKVIINEVDTALVCDACERGYHLRCSQCNLKSIFGEEWREWHCAKCLTISNGKPIPPKYGRVLRNVSTPKVSSSIAGAQTSVEKKPQSADEILISA from the exons ATGGATCAACCAGCGCGATCGAAGCGACCGTTGGATCGTGATATTGATGACGTGGATACGAATCCTGCTAACAAGAAGTTACGATTGGCGGTTAATTTGAAGAAAGTGGCGGAGATTGTGATTGTGTTAGCTAGCATTGGTAAAATTAGGGCTGGTAGAAAACCTACATCTGTTGAAGTGAATATGATGGTTGAAGCTAGGGAGAAATTAGCTGAGATTTGTGAAGAGTTTAGTCCGAAAGATGTTTTTAATAAAGAGGCATTTGGTAAGGTTTTTGAAGAGCTAGGGCTTAATAGACTAAGCGAAATGAAGTTAGGGATTCGGCCCCCCAAAATGTCTATTTCTCAGAAATTGGAGCTTACTAAACTTAAG ATGGAACAGTCTGATGTCGTCCCGCCACATTCGGCTACACCTAGATGGACAAGTGAAGTAAAGCCAGGGGATCCTGGTGTCTTGACCAGCAGTCATCTTGTAAGGTGTTCTACTGCTTCAGCTGTTAACCAAACTGGGAGACCTCAATTCGGATCTATTGAACGATCAAATG ACTCGGTTGTAGATCAAAAAGTTTCCCTTGATAAAGCTGGATCAGACAAGGGGCCTTCTCTTTTGAAAAACATAAATCAACGTGCACAATCTTCTCCTTCTGTTGAAACCCATATCGAAATTGGTAAACTTGTTCAAAAAGTTTTATACCCTCATATTCCAGAGCATAAAAAATGGAATCCTCCTTCAAGGGACTACATGAACAAGGCATTGAGCTGTCAAACATGCAAAGTCATAATTAACGAGGTTGATACAGCACTTGTTTGCGATGCTTGTGAAAGAGGCTATCATTTAAGATGTTCGCAGTGTAATCTAAAATCAATTTTTGGAGAGGAGTGGCGCGAGTGGCATTGTGCAAAATGCTTGACCATCAGCAATGGTAAACCTATACCTCCCAAGTATGGTCGTGTTTTGAGAAACGTAAGTACACCAAAAGTGTCTTCCAGCATTGCAGGAGCTCAAACATCTGTAGAGAAGAAACC
- the LOC139891196 gene encoding uncharacterized protein isoform X1, whose translation MDQPARSKRPLDRDIDDVDTNPANKKLRLAVNLKKVAEIVIVLASIGKIRAGRKPTSVEVNMMVEAREKLAEICEEFSPKDVFNKEAFGKVFEELGLNRLSEMKLGIRPPKMSISQKLELTKLKMEQSDVVPPHSATPRWTSEVKPGDPGVLTSSHLVRCSTASAVNQTGRPQFGSIERSNADSVVDQKVSLDKAGSDKGPSLLKNINQRAQSSPSVETHIEIGKLVQKVLYPHIPEHKKWNPPSRDYMNKALSCQTCKVIINEVDTALVCDACERGYHLRCSQCNLKSIFGEEWREWHCAKCLTISNGKPIPPKYGRVLRNVSTPKVSSSIAGAQTSVEKKPQSADEILISA comes from the exons ATGGATCAACCAGCGCGATCGAAGCGACCGTTGGATCGTGATATTGATGACGTGGATACGAATCCTGCTAACAAGAAGTTACGATTGGCGGTTAATTTGAAGAAAGTGGCGGAGATTGTGATTGTGTTAGCTAGCATTGGTAAAATTAGGGCTGGTAGAAAACCTACATCTGTTGAAGTGAATATGATGGTTGAAGCTAGGGAGAAATTAGCTGAGATTTGTGAAGAGTTTAGTCCGAAAGATGTTTTTAATAAAGAGGCATTTGGTAAGGTTTTTGAAGAGCTAGGGCTTAATAGACTAAGCGAAATGAAGTTAGGGATTCGGCCCCCCAAAATGTCTATTTCTCAGAAATTGGAGCTTACTAAACTTAAG ATGGAACAGTCTGATGTCGTCCCGCCACATTCGGCTACACCTAGATGGACAAGTGAAGTAAAGCCAGGGGATCCTGGTGTCTTGACCAGCAGTCATCTTGTAAGGTGTTCTACTGCTTCAGCTGTTAACCAAACTGGGAGACCTCAATTCGGATCTATTGAACGATCAAATG CAGACTCGGTTGTAGATCAAAAAGTTTCCCTTGATAAAGCTGGATCAGACAAGGGGCCTTCTCTTTTGAAAAACATAAATCAACGTGCACAATCTTCTCCTTCTGTTGAAACCCATATCGAAATTGGTAAACTTGTTCAAAAAGTTTTATACCCTCATATTCCAGAGCATAAAAAATGGAATCCTCCTTCAAGGGACTACATGAACAAGGCATTGAGCTGTCAAACATGCAAAGTCATAATTAACGAGGTTGATACAGCACTTGTTTGCGATGCTTGTGAAAGAGGCTATCATTTAAGATGTTCGCAGTGTAATCTAAAATCAATTTTTGGAGAGGAGTGGCGCGAGTGGCATTGTGCAAAATGCTTGACCATCAGCAATGGTAAACCTATACCTCCCAAGTATGGTCGTGTTTTGAGAAACGTAAGTACACCAAAAGTGTCTTCCAGCATTGCAGGAGCTCAAACATCTGTAGAGAAGAAACC